AGTATTGTAAAAAATAATTCAAAATTGTTGGGAGTTTTATAACTATGAATAATTTAAAAAAAGACAGAGAGTTTCAACTAATCTATAATTCGGGAAGAAAAAGTTTTGGTTATTACTCTCTTATTTTTTTTAAAAAGAATGATCAAAACTTAAAAAGATGTGGTTTTGTTGTAAGTAAAAAAACTGGAAATGCTGTTTGTAGGAATAGACTAAAAAGACTATTCAGGGAATATTATCGTAAATATGAAGAGCAAATAAAAGATAATTATGATATAATATTTGTGGCAAAAAG
This genomic window from uncultured Fusobacterium sp. contains:
- the rnpA gene encoding ribonuclease P protein component translates to MNNLKKDREFQLIYNSGRKSFGYYSLIFFKKNDQNLKRCGFVVSKKTGNAVCRNRLKRLFREYYRKYEEQIKDNYDIIFVAKRNAGEKVKTLKYQDIEKDLLKVMNHNKLFKNQGK